Genomic DNA from Thalassoroseus pseudoceratinae:
GTACAAGAAAACTGCCGGAGCGGGTGACTTGTTCGACATGACGATTCACCGCATCGACTTTGCTCAAGATTTGTTGGGACCGATCAAGAGCATCTGCGGTGCGGTTGCTCAATTTGCTCCCCGTGACAAGACCGCCGAAGGTCAAGATTGCCCGCCGAGCGAAGTGGATGACTGGTCCAGCCTCATCGGTCAATTTGAAAACGGTGCGGTCGGTGTTTGGGAGGGAAGCACCTTGATGAAGGGGTACCACAACGACGGTTTCGGTTACGAATGGGCCGAAGTCAACGGTAGCCGAGGATCAGCAGCGTATCAGTTGACGGACCCGAACAATGTCCTTGTGGGACTCAATGGCAATCCGGTGGAAAAAATGCCGGTACCGGATGAGTTTCTGGTCATCGAAGGCAGCCCCCGCAAACCCCATGAGGGCGTGCCAAGCACGGTGTTTCGATACGATTTGGTTTACGAATTTGTCTCCGCAATCGTCGAGGGGCGTGATGCGATTCCCGGATTCGATCACGGTGCGAGCGCCCAAGCCGTTGCGGATGCGGTGTTGAAATCGCATGACCAGAAAACTTGGGTCGATTTAGATATCGACTTAGAGAACTAGTTCACCCATCAAGTCGGCGGAAAGCATGTCGGACGCGGCTTCTTTCCGCTGGCAACGTCTTGGACGTACCCGAGAAGATTCTGGGTGATCGCGTCGTTCGGTTGCATGTGCAACGCACGTTGGACCACTCGTTCCGCTTGGATAACTTCGCCGGAGACGAGCAAGGCAAGTCCTAAGTTCGATAACAGCCCAGCGTCACGCGGATCGAGTTCGGTGGCCTGCCAACCGACCTGAACCGCTTCCTCGCCGTAGCCGAGCGTCATGCAACTCAGACAGAATTCTCGGAGAACGTCCTTGTGCTCGGGGTTCAGTCGGTAGGCACGACCGAGGGCTTTGTATTCTGATTCGTGTTGCCCTCGCATACGGAACGTCAGTCCCAGGATCCAACACGCGGCCCAGTTTTTGGAATTGAGTTGAATTGACGCGGTCAACAGCCGAACCGCGCGACAGAGTTCCTGCTGAGCCGTCTTTGTTGTGGGATCAAGGGGCGAACGCTGAAAAGGCAAATACGGATTGGCAAGTGCGGTGCCCCAATCGTACAAATCAGACGCGGATCGGCCGGGAAAGTCATCGTGGGAATCTTCGTCGGGCAGCAAATTCGTGCGTCCGACGTAAACTTCCTTCTCGGTTTCCGTATCGAAGAAGATGTCGATCGGTCCGTCGATTCGGAGGAACTTAAGCCGTTTCCGAGCTTCGACCTTGGAGACCTGCGTGATGGAAGGAGCCGGTGTCCAGCCTTCAGGCCCCACGATTTCGCCGGGTTTCCGCCCAGCCAACCAAGCCGCCACAACGCCGCTGGAATGTCGTCCTAATTGGAGCCAATCGCAGGGGGAATCCAAACCGTCTTCCTGACAGACGACGGTAATATCACGGTTTGGATCCTCAGCGGCGGACGACAACCCGTACTCATGGAGTTGGTCGAGGAAGTTGGCAAGATCCAACGCGTTCATAAAACCGATGCGGCTGATGTGGCCGTCGGTGCAGAATGTTTGATTCGGACACGCTTCAGCATACCCCGAGAGTCCGCCGGGGTGGATCTGCTCAAGCGTAACGTTTCGAACGAGAACGGAAAAACCTTCGACAGGAACCGCCACACTGTCTCCTATTCCAGGGTGGGCCCGTATGGCTGCGCATTTCGAATGACAATCAACTTCGAATGCGAACGTGGTCTATGTTGTTTGGTTCGACCTTCCGTTGCAACCATCGGGCGTATTTGTTTCAGAGCCTGGACGATCATATATCGTTTGCCACCGCTTTTCGGGCATCCCAAAGTGACTGCAACACTGCATCGACGTACTCGGCATCCGAAAATGGACTGAGAATATACGACTTCAACGCCACAATCGGTTCCCCATATTCGCTTTCGCGGTAGCAGTCGGTCAAGGAAATGACGACGCCACGGCCTTGAAGTGCTTCCTCTTGAATCCGAGCGAACACACGACGGTTGTACTCGTTATGCTTTCGTAGTTCATCGCGAAACCCGGGGTCGGTGCGTTCGCGTTTGGGAACGGTGAATGTGTC
This window encodes:
- a CDS encoding tetratricopeptide repeat protein; the encoded protein is MAVPVEGFSVLVRNVTLEQIHPGGLSGYAEACPNQTFCTDGHISRIGFMNALDLANFLDQLHEYGLSSAAEDPNRDITVVCQEDGLDSPCDWLQLGRHSSGVVAAWLAGRKPGEIVGPEGWTPAPSITQVSKVEARKRLKFLRIDGPIDIFFDTETEKEVYVGRTNLLPDEDSHDDFPGRSASDLYDWGTALANPYLPFQRSPLDPTTKTAQQELCRAVRLLTASIQLNSKNWAACWILGLTFRMRGQHESEYKALGRAYRLNPEHKDVLREFCLSCMTLGYGEEAVQVGWQATELDPRDAGLLSNLGLALLVSGEVIQAERVVQRALHMQPNDAITQNLLGYVQDVASGKKPRPTCFPPT
- a CDS encoding Gfo/Idh/MocA family protein, with product MTQSVRIGIIGAGAVSDYHHVPGINIDPRAELVAVCDPNETLLEQRKSEWGEFDATTSYQDIADHPNVDAVIIATPNFTHREIALACLAGDKHVMCEKPLGLNYEESKEMYQAARDRNLRHMTAFTYRFAPSMRYVRHLVKSGALGELRHFRSQRFLDWPETSWGWRQYKKTAGAGDLFDMTIHRIDFAQDLLGPIKSICGAVAQFAPRDKTAEGQDCPPSEVDDWSSLIGQFENGAVGVWEGSTLMKGYHNDGFGYEWAEVNGSRGSAAYQLTDPNNVLVGLNGNPVEKMPVPDEFLVIEGSPRKPHEGVPSTVFRYDLVYEFVSAIVEGRDAIPGFDHGASAQAVADAVLKSHDQKTWVDLDIDLEN